In Esox lucius isolate fEsoLuc1 chromosome 6, fEsoLuc1.pri, whole genome shotgun sequence, the following proteins share a genomic window:
- the bmpr1aa gene encoding bone morphogenetic protein receptor type-1A isoform X3, with product MLHGTGHKHESRKPGDDATLAPEDAARFLSCYCSGHCPEDHENNTCKTNGQCFAIIEEDENGEAILTSGCMKYEGSRFQCKDSPRAQPRRTIECCQTDFCNQDLQPTLPPPIDPGSYFDSAHWLAFLISMTVCCCTLICITVVCYYRYKWQTERQRYHRDLEQDEAFIPVGESLKDLINQSQSSGSGSGLPLLVQRTIAKQIQMVRQIGKGRYGEVWLGRWRGEKVAVKVFFTREEASWFRETEIYQTVLMRHENILGFIAADIKGTGAFTQLFLITDYHENGSLYDYLKFTTLDTQGLLRLAYSAACGLCHLHTEIYGTQGKPAIAHRDLKSKNILMKKNGTCCIADLGLAVKFNSDTNEVDVPISTRVGTRRYMAPEVLDESLNKNHFQAYIMADIYSYGLVIWEMARRCVTGGIVEDYQLPYYEMVPSDPSFEDMLEAVCVKGLRPTVSNRWNSDECLRAMLKLMSECWAHNPASRLTILRVKKTLAKMVESQDIKI from the exons ATGCTCCATGGCACCGGGCACAAGCACGAGTCCAGGAAGCCTGGGGACGACGCTACGTTGGCACCGGAGGACGCCGCCCGCTTCCTGAGCTGCTATTGCTCTGGCCATTGTCCAGAAGACCATGAAAACAACACCTGCAA gacAAATGGTCAGTGTTTTGCCATTATAGAGGAGGATGAGAATGGTGAGGCTATTCTGACTTCGGGTTGCATGAAGTATGAAGGCTCACGTTTTCAATGCAAG GATTCTCCCCGGGCTCAGCCGAGGCGAACCATCGAGTGCTGCCAGACAGACTTCTGTAATCAGGATCTGCAGCCCACGTTACCTCCCCCGATCGACCCTG gTTCCTACTTTGACAGTGCCCACTGGCTGGCGTTCCTCATATCCATGACTGTGTGCTGCTGTACTCTCATCTGCATCACAGTGGTCTGCTACTACAG GTACAAGTGGCAGACCGAGAGGCAGCGGTACCACCGGGACCTGGAGCAGGATGAGGCCTTCATCCCCGTGGGAGAGTCCCTCAAAGACCTCATCAACCAGTCCCAGTCCTCTGGCAGTGGTTCTGGGCTCCCCCTGCTG GTGCAGCGTACCATCGCCAAGCAGATCCAGATGGTTCGTCAGATCGGCAAGGGCCGCTATGGTGAGGTGTGGCTGGGTCGCTGGAGGGGAGAGAAGGTGGCCGTTAAAGTGTTCTTCACCCGAGAGGAGGCCAGCTGGTTCAGAGAGACTGAGATCTACCAGACCGTCCTCATGAGACACGAGAACATCCTTG GTTTCATTGCAGCAGACATCAAAGGTACTGGGGCCTTCACCCAGCTCTTCCTCATCACCGACTACCACGAGAACGGCTCCCTGTACGATTACCTGAAGTTCACCACGCTTGACACTCAGGGCCTGTTGCGGCTGGCCTACTCTGCCGCCTGTGGCCTCTGCCACCTCCACACGGAGATCTACGGCACCCAGGGCAAGCCTGCCATCGCCCACCGAGACCTGAAGAGCAAGAACATCCTGATGAAGAAGAACGGAACCTGCTGCATCGCCGACCTAGGCCTGGCCGTCAAGTTCAACAG TGACACCAACGAGGTGGACGTTCCCATAAGTACGCGGGTGGGAACCCGGAGGTACATGGCCCCTGAGGTGCTGGACGAGAGCCTGAACAAGAACCACTTCCAGGCCTACATCATGGCTGACATATACAGCTACGGCCTCGTCATCTGGGAGATGGCCCGTCGCTGCGTGACAGGAG GCATAGTGGAGGACTACCAGCTGCCCTACTATGAGATGGTGCCCTCAGACCCGTCCTTTGAAGACATGCTGGAGGCGGTGTGTGTCAAAGGGCTGCGGCCCACCGTGTCCAACAGATGGAACAGTGATGAG
- the bmpr1aa gene encoding bone morphogenetic protein receptor type-1A isoform X2, which produces MMGLPFYMAGVGVCILLVMRAEGIQGQNPDHMLHGTGHKHESRKPGDDATLAPEDAARFLSCYCSGHCPEDHENNTCKTNGQCFAIIEEDENGEAILTSGCMKYEGSRFQCKDSPRAQPRRTIECCQTDFCNQDLQPTLPPPIDPGSYFDSAHWLAFLISMTVCCCTLICITVVCYYRYKWQTERQRYHRDLEQDEAFIPVGESLKDLINQSQSSGSGSGLPLLVQRTIAKQIQMVRQIGKGRYGEVWLGRWRGEKVAVKVFFTREEASWFRETEIYQTVLMRHENILGFIAADIKGTGAFTQLFLITDYHENGSLYDYLKFTTLDTQGLLRLAYSAACGLCHLHTEIYGTQGKPAIAHRDLKSKNILMKKNGTCCIADLGLAVKFNSDTNEVDVPISTRVGTRRYMAPEVLDESLNKNHFQAYIMADIYSYGLVIWEMARRCVTGGIVEDYQLPYYEMVPSDPSFEDMLEAVCVKGLRPTVSNRWNSDECLRAMLKLMSECWAHNPASRLTILRVKKTLAKMVESQDIKI; this is translated from the exons ATGATGGGGCTTCCCTTTTACATGGCTGGCGTGGGAGTCTGCATACTACTGGTGATGAGGGCTGAAGGCATTCAAG GTCAAAACCCAGACCACATGCTCCATGGCACCGGGCACAAGCACGAGTCCAGGAAGCCTGGGGACGACGCTACGTTGGCACCGGAGGACGCCGCCCGCTTCCTGAGCTGCTATTGCTCTGGCCATTGTCCAGAAGACCATGAAAACAACACCTGCAA gacAAATGGTCAGTGTTTTGCCATTATAGAGGAGGATGAGAATGGTGAGGCTATTCTGACTTCGGGTTGCATGAAGTATGAAGGCTCACGTTTTCAATGCAAG GATTCTCCCCGGGCTCAGCCGAGGCGAACCATCGAGTGCTGCCAGACAGACTTCTGTAATCAGGATCTGCAGCCCACGTTACCTCCCCCGATCGACCCTG gTTCCTACTTTGACAGTGCCCACTGGCTGGCGTTCCTCATATCCATGACTGTGTGCTGCTGTACTCTCATCTGCATCACAGTGGTCTGCTACTACAG GTACAAGTGGCAGACCGAGAGGCAGCGGTACCACCGGGACCTGGAGCAGGATGAGGCCTTCATCCCCGTGGGAGAGTCCCTCAAAGACCTCATCAACCAGTCCCAGTCCTCTGGCAGTGGTTCTGGGCTCCCCCTGCTG GTGCAGCGTACCATCGCCAAGCAGATCCAGATGGTTCGTCAGATCGGCAAGGGCCGCTATGGTGAGGTGTGGCTGGGTCGCTGGAGGGGAGAGAAGGTGGCCGTTAAAGTGTTCTTCACCCGAGAGGAGGCCAGCTGGTTCAGAGAGACTGAGATCTACCAGACCGTCCTCATGAGACACGAGAACATCCTTG GTTTCATTGCAGCAGACATCAAAGGTACTGGGGCCTTCACCCAGCTCTTCCTCATCACCGACTACCACGAGAACGGCTCCCTGTACGATTACCTGAAGTTCACCACGCTTGACACTCAGGGCCTGTTGCGGCTGGCCTACTCTGCCGCCTGTGGCCTCTGCCACCTCCACACGGAGATCTACGGCACCCAGGGCAAGCCTGCCATCGCCCACCGAGACCTGAAGAGCAAGAACATCCTGATGAAGAAGAACGGAACCTGCTGCATCGCCGACCTAGGCCTGGCCGTCAAGTTCAACAG TGACACCAACGAGGTGGACGTTCCCATAAGTACGCGGGTGGGAACCCGGAGGTACATGGCCCCTGAGGTGCTGGACGAGAGCCTGAACAAGAACCACTTCCAGGCCTACATCATGGCTGACATATACAGCTACGGCCTCGTCATCTGGGAGATGGCCCGTCGCTGCGTGACAGGAG GCATAGTGGAGGACTACCAGCTGCCCTACTATGAGATGGTGCCCTCAGACCCGTCCTTTGAAGACATGCTGGAGGCGGTGTGTGTCAAAGGGCTGCGGCCCACCGTGTCCAACAGATGGAACAGTGATGAG
- the bmpr1aa gene encoding bone morphogenetic protein receptor type-1A isoform X1, with translation MMGLPFYMAGVGVCILLVMRAEGIQAGQNPDHMLHGTGHKHESRKPGDDATLAPEDAARFLSCYCSGHCPEDHENNTCKTNGQCFAIIEEDENGEAILTSGCMKYEGSRFQCKDSPRAQPRRTIECCQTDFCNQDLQPTLPPPIDPGSYFDSAHWLAFLISMTVCCCTLICITVVCYYRYKWQTERQRYHRDLEQDEAFIPVGESLKDLINQSQSSGSGSGLPLLVQRTIAKQIQMVRQIGKGRYGEVWLGRWRGEKVAVKVFFTREEASWFRETEIYQTVLMRHENILGFIAADIKGTGAFTQLFLITDYHENGSLYDYLKFTTLDTQGLLRLAYSAACGLCHLHTEIYGTQGKPAIAHRDLKSKNILMKKNGTCCIADLGLAVKFNSDTNEVDVPISTRVGTRRYMAPEVLDESLNKNHFQAYIMADIYSYGLVIWEMARRCVTGGIVEDYQLPYYEMVPSDPSFEDMLEAVCVKGLRPTVSNRWNSDECLRAMLKLMSECWAHNPASRLTILRVKKTLAKMVESQDIKI, from the exons ATGATGGGGCTTCCCTTTTACATGGCTGGCGTGGGAGTCTGCATACTACTGGTGATGAGGGCTGAAGGCATTCAAG CAGGTCAAAACCCAGACCACATGCTCCATGGCACCGGGCACAAGCACGAGTCCAGGAAGCCTGGGGACGACGCTACGTTGGCACCGGAGGACGCCGCCCGCTTCCTGAGCTGCTATTGCTCTGGCCATTGTCCAGAAGACCATGAAAACAACACCTGCAA gacAAATGGTCAGTGTTTTGCCATTATAGAGGAGGATGAGAATGGTGAGGCTATTCTGACTTCGGGTTGCATGAAGTATGAAGGCTCACGTTTTCAATGCAAG GATTCTCCCCGGGCTCAGCCGAGGCGAACCATCGAGTGCTGCCAGACAGACTTCTGTAATCAGGATCTGCAGCCCACGTTACCTCCCCCGATCGACCCTG gTTCCTACTTTGACAGTGCCCACTGGCTGGCGTTCCTCATATCCATGACTGTGTGCTGCTGTACTCTCATCTGCATCACAGTGGTCTGCTACTACAG GTACAAGTGGCAGACCGAGAGGCAGCGGTACCACCGGGACCTGGAGCAGGATGAGGCCTTCATCCCCGTGGGAGAGTCCCTCAAAGACCTCATCAACCAGTCCCAGTCCTCTGGCAGTGGTTCTGGGCTCCCCCTGCTG GTGCAGCGTACCATCGCCAAGCAGATCCAGATGGTTCGTCAGATCGGCAAGGGCCGCTATGGTGAGGTGTGGCTGGGTCGCTGGAGGGGAGAGAAGGTGGCCGTTAAAGTGTTCTTCACCCGAGAGGAGGCCAGCTGGTTCAGAGAGACTGAGATCTACCAGACCGTCCTCATGAGACACGAGAACATCCTTG GTTTCATTGCAGCAGACATCAAAGGTACTGGGGCCTTCACCCAGCTCTTCCTCATCACCGACTACCACGAGAACGGCTCCCTGTACGATTACCTGAAGTTCACCACGCTTGACACTCAGGGCCTGTTGCGGCTGGCCTACTCTGCCGCCTGTGGCCTCTGCCACCTCCACACGGAGATCTACGGCACCCAGGGCAAGCCTGCCATCGCCCACCGAGACCTGAAGAGCAAGAACATCCTGATGAAGAAGAACGGAACCTGCTGCATCGCCGACCTAGGCCTGGCCGTCAAGTTCAACAG TGACACCAACGAGGTGGACGTTCCCATAAGTACGCGGGTGGGAACCCGGAGGTACATGGCCCCTGAGGTGCTGGACGAGAGCCTGAACAAGAACCACTTCCAGGCCTACATCATGGCTGACATATACAGCTACGGCCTCGTCATCTGGGAGATGGCCCGTCGCTGCGTGACAGGAG GCATAGTGGAGGACTACCAGCTGCCCTACTATGAGATGGTGCCCTCAGACCCGTCCTTTGAAGACATGCTGGAGGCGGTGTGTGTCAAAGGGCTGCGGCCCACCGTGTCCAACAGATGGAACAGTGATGAG